A single region of the Pseudosulfitobacter pseudonitzschiae genome encodes:
- the guaD gene encoding guanine deaminase has protein sequence MTSKQTLLRGRTLSFSAEPAGPEDTAAYHYVEDGAVLMQDGVIVASGDYTTVAAQAIQAHEIDHRPHLLMAGFIDTHIHFPQVQVIASWGAQLLDWLNSYTFPEETRFADPAHSAAMAARFYDLLLGHGTTTAVAYASVHKTSADAFFAEAQRRDMRMIGGKVMMDRNAPDALTDTPQSGYDDTQALIRDWHGKGRASYAITPRFAITSTPAQMEMAQVLVAENPDCYVQTHLSENHDEIAFTRALYPQARDYLDVYQSYGLLGSKALLGHAIHLTPREIDALAEAGAHPVFCPTSNLFLGSGLFDDAGLRGRGIVNAIATDVGAGTSYSMLQTLNEAYKVLQLQGQPLHPLRAFHWITRGNAVALGMHDKIGTLDAGTEADVVVLDARATPAMDLRMDRADSLSDELFILQMLGDDRAVAQVYVAGCASKGTQPDRSADAVSRTLVPAI, from the coding sequence ATGACATCCAAGCAGACCCTGTTGCGCGGCCGCACGCTGAGTTTTTCCGCAGAGCCCGCGGGCCCCGAGGACACTGCCGCCTATCACTATGTCGAAGACGGCGCGGTGTTGATGCAGGACGGGGTGATTGTAGCGTCGGGTGATTATACGACCGTCGCGGCGCAGGCGATACAAGCGCACGAGATTGACCACCGGCCGCACCTGCTGATGGCAGGGTTTATCGACACGCATATCCATTTTCCGCAGGTGCAGGTGATTGCGTCGTGGGGCGCGCAGCTGCTGGACTGGCTGAACAGCTATACTTTTCCCGAAGAAACCCGCTTTGCCGATCCCGCACACAGTGCTGCGATGGCCGCGCGGTTTTATGACCTGTTGCTGGGGCATGGCACGACAACGGCGGTGGCCTATGCGTCGGTTCATAAAACATCGGCGGATGCGTTCTTTGCCGAGGCGCAGCGCCGCGATATGCGGATGATAGGCGGCAAGGTCATGATGGACCGCAACGCGCCTGATGCACTGACCGACACGCCGCAATCGGGCTATGATGACACGCAGGCGCTGATCCGCGACTGGCACGGCAAGGGCCGTGCGTCCTATGCGATCACACCGCGGTTTGCCATTACATCGACGCCTGCGCAGATGGAAATGGCGCAGGTTTTGGTGGCTGAAAACCCCGACTGTTATGTGCAGACGCACTTGTCGGAAAACCACGACGAGATTGCCTTTACTCGCGCGCTGTACCCGCAAGCACGCGACTATCTGGACGTCTACCAGTCTTATGGCCTGCTGGGGTCGAAAGCGCTGTTGGGTCACGCGATCCACCTGACCCCGCGCGAGATTGACGCGCTGGCTGAAGCGGGGGCGCATCCGGTGTTTTGCCCGACGTCAAACCTGTTTCTGGGCAGCGGGTTGTTCGATGACGCGGGCCTGCGCGGGCGCGGGATTGTGAACGCGATTGCCACCGATGTAGGCGCAGGCACCAGCTATTCCATGCTGCAAACCCTGAACGAAGCCTATAAGGTGCTGCAATTGCAGGGCCAGCCGTTGCACCCGCTGCGCGCGTTTCACTGGATCACGCGGGGCAATGCGGTGGCGCTGGGGATGCACGACAAGATCGGCACGCTGGACGCGGGCACCGAGGCGGATGTTGTCGTGCTGGATGCGCGGGCGACACCGGCGATGGATTTGCGGATGGATCGGGCAGACAGCTTGTCAGACGAATTGTTCATTTTGCAGATGCTGGGGGACGACCGTGCGGTGGCGCAGGTCTATGTTGCCGGATGCGCAAGCAAAGGGACACAGCCGGACCGCAGTGCGGATGCAGTCTCGCGCACGCTGGTGCCCGCTATTTGA
- a CDS encoding bifunctional allantoicase/(S)-ureidoglycine aminohydrolase: MSAKYYAPTGGHPGQEQLLTDRAVFTDAYAVIPKGTMRDIVTSFLPFWEGTRLWVLSRPLSGFAETFSQYIMEVAPDGGSDRPESDEGAEGVLFIVEGTATLRVNGQTCQMTPGGYAYLPPASGWTLRNESDEMLRFHWIRKAYEPVEGLSVPEVIVANEADIAPTVMPETDGKWATTRFVDPTDLRHDMHVTVVTFEPGAVIPFAETHVMEHGLYVLEGKAVYRLNQDWVEVEAGDYMWLRAFCPQACYAGGPGRFRYLLYKDVNRHMALRRGF; encoded by the coding sequence ATGTCGGCAAAATATTACGCCCCCACAGGCGGCCATCCGGGGCAAGAGCAGTTGCTGACCGACCGCGCGGTGTTCACCGATGCCTATGCTGTGATCCCCAAGGGCACGATGCGCGATATTGTCACCAGTTTTCTGCCCTTCTGGGAGGGCACGCGCCTGTGGGTGCTGTCGCGCCCCTTAAGCGGATTTGCCGAGACGTTTTCGCAATATATCATGGAAGTTGCGCCTGATGGCGGATCGGACCGGCCCGAGAGTGACGAAGGCGCCGAGGGTGTCTTGTTTATTGTCGAGGGCACGGCGACCCTGCGCGTGAACGGGCAGACCTGCCAGATGACCCCTGGTGGTTATGCGTATCTGCCACCGGCAAGCGGCTGGACCCTGCGCAACGAAAGCGATGAGATGCTGCGGTTCCACTGGATCCGCAAAGCCTATGAGCCGGTCGAGGGGTTGTCGGTGCCCGAGGTGATTGTGGCCAACGAGGCGGACATTGCGCCCACCGTGATGCCGGAAACCGACGGCAAATGGGCGACCACGCGCTTTGTCGATCCAACCGATTTGCGCCACGACATGCATGTGACTGTTGTGACATTCGAACCCGGTGCGGTGATCCCCTTTGCCGAGACGCATGTGATGGAACATGGGCTGTATGTGCTGGAGGGCAAGGCGGTTTACCGATTGAATCAGGACTGGGTCGAGGTCGAGGCAGGCGACTATATGTGGCTGCGCGCCTTCTGCCCGCAGGCTTGCTATGCGGGCGGGCCGGGGCGGTTCCGGTATCTGCTGTATAAGGATGTGAACCGGCATATGGCGCTGCGGCGCGGGTTTTAG
- a CDS encoding GNAT family N-acetyltransferase: MTLRKPTNSDASSIAAISIEVWIGTYLKRGISAFFADYVLEEFAPSKIEKLILDPDQFILVSENEEGLDGFIRVSSASKAPVSGCSEMEISTFYVQPRHHGKGIGKRLLDAALAHCREKSIESVWLTTNAENAPAIAFYLARGFEQVGETHFRIDDQGYLNNVYSYRLS, from the coding sequence ATGACATTGCGTAAGCCAACCAATTCAGATGCTTCCAGCATTGCTGCGATTTCGATTGAGGTGTGGATAGGCACCTATCTCAAGCGTGGTATAAGTGCCTTTTTTGCGGATTATGTGTTGGAAGAATTCGCGCCTTCGAAGATCGAGAAACTCATACTTGACCCCGATCAATTTATCCTCGTTTCTGAAAATGAGGAGGGGTTGGACGGGTTCATACGGGTGTCTTCCGCGAGCAAGGCACCAGTATCTGGCTGTTCAGAAATGGAAATTTCAACCTTCTATGTTCAGCCGCGTCATCATGGAAAGGGCATCGGTAAACGTCTGCTGGATGCAGCACTCGCACACTGTCGTGAAAAATCAATCGAGTCTGTTTGGCTAACAACCAATGCTGAAAATGCCCCGGCAATCGCTTTTTATCTCGCGCGGGGTTTTGAACAGGTTGGAGAGACGCATTTTCGTATTGATGACCAAGGATACCTGAATAACGTATATTCATATCGGTTGTCATGA
- the bhcR gene encoding HTH-type transcriptional regulator BhcR: protein MDSQDNNPSEARRARGRPRDWSDKTAQNTIKSLDRAMEVFEFLSEHQGKALTTLAAETGQSPATVYRILVTLEGRGLVEFDPMEQLWHIGSRAFIIGSRFLRRTSLVERARPVMRRLMEETGETANLGIERGGQVLFVSQVETEATIRAFFPPGTLSPMHASGIGKALLAEMDDARLQRALAGKELTAFTPHSITNLAALRADLTQIRARGYAVDAEERNIGMRCIAAPVFDIHHEAVAGISVSGPTSRVGLDDIDRLSRAVRTAAQDLSATLGA from the coding sequence ATGGATTCCCAAGATAATAACCCGTCCGAAGCCCGCCGCGCCCGTGGCCGCCCCCGCGACTGGTCCGACAAGACTGCACAGAACACCATCAAATCGCTGGACCGCGCGATGGAAGTGTTCGAATTTCTCAGCGAACATCAGGGCAAGGCGTTGACCACGCTGGCCGCAGAAACCGGCCAGTCTCCGGCGACTGTCTATCGCATTCTGGTCACGCTTGAAGGGCGCGGGCTGGTGGAATTCGACCCTATGGAACAGCTTTGGCACATCGGGTCGCGTGCCTTTATCATCGGGTCGCGGTTTTTGCGCCGCACCAGTCTGGTGGAACGCGCGCGCCCCGTGATGCGGCGACTGATGGAAGAAACCGGCGAGACTGCAAACCTCGGGATTGAACGCGGCGGGCAGGTTCTGTTTGTCAGTCAGGTCGAAACCGAAGCCACCATTCGCGCCTTTTTCCCGCCCGGAACACTGTCGCCCATGCACGCCTCGGGCATCGGTAAGGCGCTGCTGGCCGAAATGGACGATGCGCGGTTGCAACGGGCACTGGCGGGCAAGGAACTGACAGCGTTCACCCCGCACAGCATCACCAATCTGGCTGCCCTGCGCGCCGATCTGACCCAAATTCGCGCGCGTGGCTACGCGGTGGACGCCGAAGAACGCAACATCGGGATGCGCTGCATCGCGGCCCCCGTGTTCGATATCCACCATGAGGCAGTCGCGGGCATATCCGTATCCGGCCCCACCAGCCGCGTCGGGCTGGACGACATCGACCGCCTGAGCCGCGCCGTACGCACCGCAGCGCAGGATTTGTCAGCGACGTTGGGGGCTTAG
- the bhcA gene encoding L-aspartate--glyoxylate aminotransferase BhcA gives MSFQNPVFIPGPTNIPENLRKACDMPTIDHRSPLFGQILHPAREGVRKVLKSADAEVFIFPSTGTGGWETALTNTLSAGDTVLAARNGMFSHRWIDMCQRHGLEVEIVETPWGHGVPADRYAEILTADTSHQIKAVLATHNETATGVRSDIAAVRRALDAAGHPAMLFVDGVSSIGSMDFRFDDWGVDVAVTGSQKGFMLPAGLGIVGFSAKAMAATKTAKLPRTFFDVHDMAKGYANNAYPYTPGVGLLNGLNTACQMLLNEGLENVFARHHRIAEGVRAAVGAWGLTLCAASPDVYSDTVSAIRTPEGFNATTIVSHAADTYGVAFGVGLGEVAGKVFRIGHLGSLTDVMTLSGIATAEMCMADLGLDITLGSGVAAAQEYYRANRTLRQKDAA, from the coding sequence ATGAGCTTTCAAAACCCTGTTTTCATTCCGGGGCCGACCAACATCCCCGAAAACCTGCGCAAAGCCTGCGATATGCCAACAATCGACCACCGGTCGCCGCTGTTTGGCCAGATCCTGCACCCCGCCCGCGAGGGCGTGCGTAAGGTTCTGAAAAGCGCCGACGCCGAGGTTTTCATTTTTCCCTCGACCGGCACGGGCGGTTGGGAGACCGCGTTGACCAACACGTTGAGTGCGGGCGACACAGTGCTGGCGGCGCGCAACGGCATGTTCTCGCACCGCTGGATCGACATGTGCCAGCGTCACGGGCTTGAGGTTGAGATTGTTGAAACCCCTTGGGGTCACGGGGTGCCTGCGGACCGCTATGCCGAAATTCTGACCGCTGACACATCGCATCAGATCAAGGCGGTTCTGGCCACCCACAACGAGACCGCCACAGGCGTTCGGTCTGACATTGCCGCCGTGCGGCGTGCGTTGGATGCCGCGGGACATCCTGCCATGCTGTTTGTGGACGGTGTGTCGTCCATCGGGTCGATGGATTTCCGGTTTGACGACTGGGGCGTCGATGTTGCTGTGACCGGATCGCAAAAGGGTTTTATGCTGCCGGCGGGACTGGGCATTGTCGGGTTCAGCGCCAAGGCGATGGCGGCCACAAAAACGGCCAAGCTGCCGCGCACCTTTTTTGATGTGCATGATATGGCCAAGGGCTATGCCAACAATGCCTATCCCTACACACCTGGGGTGGGTCTGCTGAACGGTCTGAACACCGCTTGCCAGATGCTGCTGAACGAGGGATTGGAGAACGTTTTTGCCCGCCATCACCGCATCGCCGAAGGGGTGCGCGCCGCTGTCGGGGCGTGGGGACTGACGCTGTGTGCGGCCAGTCCTGATGTGTATTCCGACACCGTCAGCGCCATTCGCACACCCGAGGGGTTCAATGCGACGACGATCGTCAGCCACGCGGCAGACACCTATGGCGTGGCCTTTGGTGTGGGTCTGGGCGAGGTTGCGGGCAAGGTGTTCCGCATCGGCCATCTGGGCAGCCTGACGGACGTCATGACCCTGTCGGGGATCGCCACGGCCGAGATGTGCATGGCCGATCTGGGGCTGGATATTACGTTGGGGTCTGGTGTGGCGGCGGCGCAGGAATACTATCGCGCCAACCGCACCCTGCGCCAAAAGGATGCCGCGTGA
- the bhcB gene encoding beta-hydroxyaspartate dehydratase BhcB yields the protein MKDTAMYIPTFDDMLAAHDRIAPYIHRTPVLTSSFLNDLTGAELFFKCENFQKAGAFKVRGASNAVFGLSQAEAQAGVCTHSSGNHALSLSYAAGRRGIPCNVVMPRTAPQAKKDAVRGYGGMITECEPSTTSREAVFAEVQARTGGDFVHPYNDPRVIAGQGTCSREMMEQTDGLDIVMAPIGGGGMISGTCLTLSHLAPEVQIIAAEPEQADDAARSFRAGHIIADDAPHTIADGLKVPLKDLTWHFVSNHVSDILTASEDQIVGAMKLTWKRMKIVMEASSAVPLATILANKDRFAGKRVGIIITGGNVDLDALPWTNGTESDQ from the coding sequence ATGAAGGACACCGCGATGTATATTCCCACGTTTGACGACATGCTGGCTGCGCACGACCGGATCGCGCCGTATATCCACCGGACGCCGGTCCTGACGTCTTCGTTTCTGAATGACCTGACGGGGGCCGAGCTGTTCTTTAAGTGCGAGAATTTCCAGAAGGCTGGTGCATTCAAGGTGCGCGGGGCATCGAACGCCGTGTTCGGTCTGTCACAGGCCGAGGCGCAGGCTGGTGTCTGCACCCATTCGTCGGGCAACCACGCGCTGTCGCTTAGCTATGCGGCGGGGCGGCGGGGTATTCCGTGCAATGTGGTTATGCCACGCACCGCACCGCAGGCGAAAAAGGACGCTGTGCGTGGCTATGGCGGGATGATTACGGAATGCGAACCGTCAACCACCTCACGCGAGGCGGTCTTTGCCGAGGTGCAGGCGCGCACGGGGGGCGATTTTGTACACCCCTACAATGATCCGCGCGTGATCGCGGGGCAGGGCACCTGTTCGCGCGAAATGATGGAACAAACTGACGGGCTGGATATTGTCATGGCGCCCATCGGGGGCGGCGGTATGATTTCGGGCACCTGTCTGACCCTGTCGCATCTGGCCCCCGAGGTGCAGATTATTGCCGCCGAACCGGAACAGGCCGACGATGCCGCGCGCAGTTTTCGGGCCGGTCACATCATTGCCGATGATGCGCCGCACACGATCGCCGACGGGCTGAAGGTGCCGTTGAAAGATCTGACATGGCATTTTGTGTCAAACCACGTCAGCGATATTCTGACCGCATCGGAAGACCAGATTGTAGGTGCGATGAAGCTGACGTGGAAACGTATGAAAATCGTGATGGAAGCCAGCAGCGCCGTGCCGCTGGCCACCATCCTTGCCAACAAGGACCGGTTCGCAGGCAAGCGGGTCGGGATTATCATCACCGGTGGTAACGTCGATCTTGACGCGCTGCCGTGGACCAATGGAACGGAGTCTGACCAATGA
- the bhcC gene encoding 3-hydroxy-D-aspartate aldolase BhcC — protein MTAPVNFDSLEVGFDVPALPGMDATDIQTPCLVLDMDALERNIRKMGDYARAHGMRHRVHGKMHKSVDVAKLQEKLGGAVGVCCQKVSEAEVFARGGIKDILVSNQVRDAAKIDRLARLPKFGARTIVCVDDITNVADLSAAAVKHGTEIEVLIEIDCGAGRCGVTTTDVVIEIAKAVEAAPNLRFTGIQAYQGAMQHLDSFEARKEKLDIAIAQVKHAVDGLAAQGITCDLVSGGGTGSYYFESNSGVYNELQCGSYAFMDADYGRILDANGQRIDQGEWENAFFILTQVMSHAKADKAIVDAGLKAQSVDSGLPVVFGRKDVEYVKCSDEHGVVSDPDGVLKVGDKLRLVPGHCDPTANVHDWYVGVRGDKVEVLWPVSARGKAF, from the coding sequence ATGACCGCACCTGTAAATTTCGACAGCCTTGAAGTGGGCTTTGACGTTCCGGCCCTGCCCGGAATGGACGCCACCGACATCCAGACACCCTGTCTTGTGCTGGATATGGACGCGCTGGAACGCAACATCCGCAAGATGGGCGATTATGCCCGCGCCCATGGGATGCGCCACCGTGTGCATGGCAAAATGCACAAATCGGTCGACGTCGCAAAGCTGCAAGAGAAACTGGGCGGCGCGGTTGGTGTGTGTTGCCAGAAGGTGTCCGAGGCCGAGGTGTTCGCCCGTGGCGGGATCAAGGATATTCTGGTCTCGAACCAGGTGCGCGATGCGGCCAAGATCGACCGTCTGGCACGGCTGCCAAAATTCGGCGCGCGCACCATCGTTTGTGTTGATGACATCACAAATGTGGCCGACCTGTCTGCGGCGGCGGTGAAACATGGCACCGAGATCGAAGTGCTGATCGAGATCGACTGCGGCGCGGGACGGTGTGGCGTGACCACCACCGATGTCGTGATCGAGATTGCCAAAGCGGTCGAGGCCGCCCCGAACCTGCGGTTCACCGGCATTCAGGCCTATCAGGGCGCGATGCAGCATCTGGACAGTTTCGAGGCGCGCAAGGAAAAGCTGGATATTGCCATCGCACAGGTGAAACACGCGGTGGACGGTCTGGCCGCCCAAGGGATCACCTGTGATCTGGTGTCTGGCGGCGGCACCGGTAGCTATTATTTCGAAAGCAACTCGGGCGTTTATAACGAACTGCAATGCGGGTCTTACGCCTTTATGGATGCCGATTACGGGCGCATTCTGGATGCAAACGGCCAGCGCATTGATCAGGGCGAGTGGGAAAACGCGTTTTTCATTCTGACGCAGGTGATGAGCCACGCAAAGGCCGACAAGGCGATTGTCGATGCGGGTCTGAAAGCACAATCGGTGGACAGCGGCCTGCCTGTGGTCTTTGGCCGTAAGGACGTGGAATACGTCAAATGTTCCGACGAACACGGCGTGGTGTCCGACCCCGACGGCGTGCTGAAGGTGGGTGACAAGCTGCGGCTGGTTCCGGGGCACTGCGACCCCACTGCGAATGTCCACGACTGGTATGTGGGCGTGCGCGGCGACAAGGTCGAAGTGCTGTGGCCGGTGTCGGCCCGTGGCAAAGCCTTTTGA
- the bhcD gene encoding iminosuccinate reductase BhcD: MLIVPEREIATLMTRAAAFDAVEQVFAAMAAGDAYNFPVVREAIGHEDALYGFKGGFDRAGLTLGLKAGGYWPDNLEKRGLINHQSTVFLFDPDTGQVRAMVGGNLLTALRTAAASSVSIKHLARPDARVIGMVGAGHQATFQLRAALEQRDFDKVIGWNLHPEMLPNIEAVATEAGLPFEAVELDGMAEADVIVTITSSFAATLMADHVGAGCHVACMGTDTKGKQEVEAALLARATVFTDEVAQSVSIGEAQHAVADGLIAQSDVHQLGAVINGTHAGRISDDEITLFDGTGVGLQDLAVAAAVVDLAVEQGIAIKVDF, translated from the coding sequence ATGCTGATCGTTCCCGAACGCGAAATTGCCACTCTGATGACCCGTGCCGCGGCCTTTGACGCGGTCGAACAGGTCTTTGCCGCTATGGCTGCAGGCGATGCCTATAACTTTCCCGTGGTCCGCGAGGCCATCGGCCACGAAGATGCGCTGTACGGTTTCAAGGGCGGGTTCGACCGCGCGGGGCTGACGTTGGGCCTGAAGGCGGGCGGTTATTGGCCGGACAATCTGGAAAAGCGCGGGCTGATAAACCACCAGTCGACCGTGTTCCTGTTCGATCCCGATACAGGTCAGGTGCGCGCGATGGTGGGGGGCAATCTGCTGACGGCGCTGCGCACAGCGGCGGCATCATCGGTGTCGATCAAACATCTGGCGCGTCCCGATGCCCGCGTGATCGGCATGGTGGGTGCGGGACATCAGGCCACGTTCCAGTTGCGCGCCGCATTGGAACAGCGCGATTTCGACAAAGTTATCGGCTGGAACCTGCACCCTGAGATGCTGCCGAACATCGAAGCCGTCGCAACCGAAGCGGGCCTGCCGTTCGAGGCGGTCGAACTGGACGGTATGGCCGAGGCGGATGTGATTGTGACAATCACCTCGTCCTTTGCCGCGACCCTGATGGCGGATCATGTGGGCGCGGGCTGTCATGTTGCCTGCATGGGCACCGATACCAAAGGCAAACAAGAGGTCGAGGCAGCTTTGCTGGCGCGCGCCACCGTCTTTACCGACGAGGTTGCCCAATCGGTGTCCATTGGCGAGGCGCAACATGCGGTGGCCGACGGGTTGATTGCACAAAGTGACGTGCATCAACTGGGTGCGGTTATCAACGGCACCCACGCCGGGCGCATCAGCGATGATGAAATTACCCTGTTCGATGGCACGGGTGTGGGCCTGCAAGATCTGGCCGTGGCGGCGGCGGTTGTCGATCTGGCGGTCGAACAGGGCATCGCCATCAAGGTCGATTTCTGA
- a CDS encoding IclR family transcriptional regulator domain-containing protein, protein MTNATDIIGSFAKGLRVLECFGTDHPRLVISDVAAMTGFDRATARRCLLTLHHLGYAGYDGKYFTLTPRVLRLGMGALAALPLPQIVQPWLDQLSEQIGQSCSVSILDEAEIVYLARAAQRRVMSIGLMPGSRLPAHCTSMGRVLLAALPPNQARALLERSDLTPRTVYSLHDPDEIMAEIAKVRDQGFATINQEIELGLKSLAVPIMDARGQCVAALNTGMAALHATDDALGATYLPALLKVQDGLRRVLG, encoded by the coding sequence ATGACGAACGCAACAGACATAATCGGCTCTTTCGCCAAAGGACTTCGGGTGCTTGAATGTTTTGGCACCGACCATCCGCGGCTGGTCATTTCCGATGTGGCAGCGATGACAGGCTTTGATCGCGCGACTGCGCGACGCTGTCTTCTAACGCTGCATCATCTGGGCTATGCGGGCTATGACGGCAAATATTTCACCCTGACACCGCGTGTGCTGCGGTTGGGCATGGGGGCGCTGGCGGCCCTTCCCCTGCCGCAGATTGTCCAGCCGTGGCTGGACCAGCTTTCGGAACAGATCGGGCAAAGCTGTTCGGTTTCGATACTGGACGAAGCCGAAATCGTCTATCTGGCCCGCGCCGCCCAACGCCGTGTGATGTCCATTGGCCTGATGCCCGGATCGCGCCTGCCTGCGCATTGCACTTCGATGGGGCGCGTTTTGCTGGCAGCCTTGCCACCCAATCAGGCACGCGCCCTGCTGGAACGGTCTGACCTGACACCGCGCACTGTGTATTCCCTGCATGATCCCGACGAAATCATGGCAGAGATTGCGAAAGTACGCGACCAAGGCTTTGCCACCATCAATCAGGAAATCGAACTGGGGCTGAAATCGCTGGCCGTTCCGATCATGGATGCACGTGGGCAATGTGTGGCCGCGCTGAACACCGGCATGGCGGCGCTGCACGCCACCGATGACGCACTCGGCGCCACCTATTTGCCCGCATTACTCAAGGTTCAGGACGGCCTGCGCCGCGTTCTGGGCTGA
- a CDS encoding 3-oxoacid CoA-transferase subunit A — MDKTIATVAGAVADIPDGATVMIGGFGGSGAPIELIHALIDAGPKNLTVVNNNAGNGHVGLAALIEQGQVAKLICSFPRSADPKVFTDLYLAGGIELEVVPQGTLAERMRAGGAGIPAFYTPTSYGTDLAEGKPVAEFDGRMYVQERWLKADYALIKADAGDAMGNLVYRMAARNFNPVMAMAATRTIAQVSRLVDTGSLDPESVITPGIFVSGVVEVANPQQEEVLNRQEAVYP, encoded by the coding sequence ATGGACAAAACAATCGCAACTGTGGCCGGGGCGGTCGCAGACATCCCCGACGGCGCGACCGTGATGATCGGCGGCTTTGGCGGGTCGGGCGCGCCGATCGAACTGATCCACGCGCTGATCGACGCGGGGCCAAAGAACCTGACGGTGGTGAACAACAACGCGGGCAACGGCCATGTGGGACTGGCGGCGCTGATCGAACAGGGGCAGGTGGCGAAACTGATCTGCTCGTTCCCGCGCTCTGCGGACCCCAAGGTTTTTACCGATCTCTACCTTGCGGGCGGGATCGAACTGGAAGTGGTGCCCCAAGGCACGCTGGCCGAACGGATGCGCGCAGGCGGCGCGGGGATACCGGCGTTTTACACGCCCACCAGCTATGGCACCGATCTGGCCGAGGGCAAGCCTGTGGCAGAATTCGACGGGCGCATGTATGTGCAGGAACGCTGGCTGAAGGCCGACTATGCGTTGATCAAGGCGGATGCGGGCGATGCGATGGGCAATCTGGTCTACCGGATGGCGGCGCGCAATTTCAATCCGGTGATGGCGATGGCGGCCACGCGCACCATCGCGCAGGTGTCGCGGTTGGTTGATACCGGCAGCCTTGACCCCGAAAGTGTGATCACCCCCGGCATTTTCGTGTCCGGCGTGGTCGAAGTGGCCAATCCCCAGCAAGAAGAAGTGCTGAACCGGCAGGAGGCCGTGTACCCATGA
- a CDS encoding 3-oxoacid CoA-transferase subunit B produces the protein MSINVTDIQLSNAQIAWRAAQDIEDGAYVNLGIGFPEMVAKFQPEDREAVFHTENGVLGFGQAPEPGQEDWDLINAGKKAITLKPGAAFFHHADSFAMVRGGHLDVAILGAYQVAQNGDLANWTTGKGGVPAVGGAMDLVHGAKRVAVITDHLTKKGAPKLVESCTMPLTGVGCVTRVYTSLCVVDVEDSRFVLREKLAAISLDDLQSVTGPPLVVKGNVTDLVVPDL, from the coding sequence ATGAGCATCAACGTGACCGACATCCAGCTGAGCAACGCGCAGATCGCGTGGCGCGCCGCGCAGGACATCGAGGACGGCGCCTATGTGAACCTTGGCATCGGCTTTCCCGAAATGGTCGCCAAGTTTCAGCCCGAGGACCGAGAGGCGGTATTTCATACGGAAAACGGCGTGCTTGGGTTTGGTCAGGCACCCGAGCCAGGGCAGGAAGACTGGGATCTGATCAACGCGGGCAAAAAGGCGATCACGCTAAAGCCCGGCGCTGCGTTTTTCCATCATGCAGACAGCTTTGCGATGGTACGCGGCGGGCATCTGGACGTGGCGATCTTGGGGGCCTATCAGGTGGCGCAAAATGGCGATCTGGCGAACTGGACCACCGGCAAGGGCGGCGTGCCTGCGGTGGGGGGTGCGATGGATCTGGTCCACGGGGCCAAACGTGTGGCGGTGATCACCGATCATCTTACCAAGAAAGGCGCGCCCAAGCTGGTGGAGAGCTGCACGATGCCGCTGACGGGCGTGGGCTGTGTGACCCGCGTTTATACATCGCTGTGCGTGGTCGATGTGGAAGACAGCCGCTTTGTGCTGCGCGAAAAGCTGGCGGCGATTTCGCTGGATGATTTGCAGTCGGTCACGGGGCCCCCATTGGTGGTCAAGGGTAACGTGACCGATCTGGTGGTGCCGGACCTGTAA